A genomic segment from Conger conger chromosome 2, fConCon1.1, whole genome shotgun sequence encodes:
- the rad23aa gene encoding RAD23 homolog A, nucleotide excision repair protein a: protein MQITLKTLQQQTIQIDIDPNKTVKALKEAIETEKGKEGFPVSGQKLIYAGKILQDDTPIKEYKIDEKNFVVVMISKAKSSPADIQCPTESPTARVPEPGLSPPEPTHAAVPIPANEDVSPNELPHTQNQGPSGSGPAETAPEEDVSLALVTEPVCESMVAQIMSIGYEREKVVAALKASFNNPDRAVEYLLMGIPCTPIQDSSPSASIPTVEGENPRPQLQNMRQPAGEGGEGPEAREQGASVEVAPDNYIQVTAQEKEAIEQLKALGFSEALVIQAFFACEKNENLAANFLLNQTSEED from the exons ATGCAGATCACACTAAAgacattgcagcaacaaactATACAAATTGATATAGATCCCAACAAAACG GTGAAAGCCCTGAAGGAGGCGATTGAAACCGAGAAAGGGAAAGAAGGGTTTCCTGTTTCAGGACAGAAATTAATCTATGCCGGCAAGATCCTACAGGATGACACACCCATTAAAGAATACAAAATAGATGAGAAAAACTTTGTTGTGGTCATGATATCTAAG GCTAAGTCCTCCCCTGCAGACATTCAGTGCCCCACTGAATCTCCCACGGCTCGCGTCCCAGAACCAGGCTTGTCGCCACCGGAGCCAACCCATGCAGCAGTACCCATTCCAGCCAATGAGGACGTGTCCCCAAATGAGCTtcctcacacacagaaccaggGTCCTTCTGG GTCAGGCCCTGCTGAGactgctccagaggaggatgtGTCCTTAGCCCTGG TGACTGAGCCAGTGTGCGAGTCCATGGTGGCACAGATTATGTCCATCGGgtacgagagagagaaagtggtgGCGGCTCTCAAGGCCAGCTTCAACAACCCTGACCGTGCCGTGGAGTACCTCCTCATG GGGATCCCCTGCACACCCATTCAGGACAGCAGCCCTTCAGCAAGTATTCCTACTGTTGAGG GAGAGAACCCTCGGCCACAGCTCCAGAACATGAGGCAGCCAGCTGGGGAAGGCGGTGAGGGACCAGAGGCAAGGGAGCAAGGAGCCTCCGTGGAGGTCGCGCCAGATAACTACATCCAGGTCACGGCACAGGAGAAGGAAGCCATAGAGCAG TTAAAAGCACTGGGGTTTTCAGAGGCGCTAGTGATTCAGGCATTCTTTGCTTGTGAGAAGAATGAGAATTTGGCTGCCAACTTCTTGCTCAACCAGACCTCTGAGGAAGATTGA
- the rnf11a gene encoding RING finger protein 11a — MGNCLSSQGADDLSLLNESEGASLPGEPPPPYQERVQVPVYHPTPSQTRLATQLTEEEQIRIAQRIGLIQHLPRGIFDPGSEPSDKKVKECVICMMDFEYGDPIRFLPCLHIYHVDCIDAWLMRSFTCPSCMEPVDAALLSSYETN; from the exons ATGGGGAACTGTCTGTCCTCGCAGGGCGCCGATGACTTGTCGCTGCTAAACGAGTCAGAGGGAGCCAGTCTACCAGGAGAGCCGCCGCCGCCTTATCAG GAGCGAGTCCAAGTGCCAGTTTACCATCCTACCCCCAGTCAGACTCGACTGGCTACCCAGCTGACAGAGGAGGAGCAGATCCGTATAGCCCAGAGGATTGGGCTCATCCAGCACTTGCCCCGCGGCATCTTTGACCCTGGTTCAGAGCCCTCTGACAAGAAAGTTAAGGA GTGTGTGATCTGCATGATGGACTTCGAGTATGGGGACCCCATCCGGTTCCTGCCGTGTCTGCACATCTACCATGTGGACTGCATCGATGCCTGGCTCATGCGCTCCTTCACCTGCCCCTCCTGCATGGAGCCAGTGGATGCCGCCCTGCTCTCCTCATACGAGACTAACTGA